Proteins encoded within one genomic window of Armatimonadota bacterium:
- the fsa gene encoding fructose-6-phosphate aldolase yields MKLFIDTAKVEEIREAQSWGILDGVTTNPSHIAATGRPFLEVVNEICSIVDGPISVEVGSTTTPEIVEEARRIAAMHKNIVVKIPVTRDGIKAMKILAPEGIKINATLNFSAAQALLAAKVGAAYISPFVGRLDDAGHDGMELVEEIKTIYDNYGFKTEIIVAAVRNPLHVLRAALIGAHITTMRFEIMKALFEHPMTDVGLAKFLEDWAKVPK; encoded by the coding sequence ATGAAGCTTTTCATTGATACAGCGAAGGTTGAAGAGATAAGGGAGGCACAATCTTGGGGGATTCTTGATGGCGTTACAACAAATCCATCACACATAGCGGCAACTGGACGGCCGTTTCTTGAAGTCGTTAACGAAATATGCTCGATTGTTGACGGCCCGATTAGCGTAGAGGTTGGAAGTACTACAACACCGGAGATTGTTGAGGAAGCAAGACGCATTGCAGCAATGCACAAAAACATTGTTGTGAAAATTCCGGTAACTAGAGACGGCATAAAGGCAATGAAAATACTTGCGCCTGAAGGCATTAAGATAAATGCAACATTAAATTTTAGTGCGGCCCAAGCCCTTTTGGCTGCAAAAGTAGGTGCTGCATATATTAGCCCATTCGTCGGGAGACTTGACGACGCTGGCCATGACGGCATGGAACTTGTTGAGGAGATAAAAACAATATACGACAACTACGGCTTCAAAACGGAAATAATAGTCGCGGCCGTCAGGAATCCGCTTCATGTATTGAGAGCTGCTTTAATTGGAGCTCATATCACCACAATGCGCTTTGAAATAATGAAGGCGTTATTCGAACACCCAATGACTGATGTTGGATTGGCGAAATTTCTTGAAGACTGGGCAAAGGTACCTAAATAA
- a CDS encoding phosphosulfolactate synthase, protein MANAWENICEAPIQGRSRKPRTTGFTMVIDKCLGLRQTEDLMELASEWIDDIKLTFGTSAFYDADILRRKNEIIRAAGVDVMPGGTFLEVAIWQRRVPEYLKRAKELGFTMIEVSDGTIEVSPEMRRDVIKRALDSGFKVISEVGKKDPDEKIATELMHEEIANDLELGVFKVIVEAREAGKGVGIFDKDGKVKEDEIDAIIAGVKDPNDLVWEAPLKNQQQHLILRFGCNVNLGNVPPEEILALEALRQGLRGDTLKRAYCANPKY, encoded by the coding sequence ATGGCAAACGCTTGGGAGAACATCTGTGAAGCACCAATACAAGGCAGGTCACGCAAGCCACGAACCACAGGGTTCACAATGGTTATTGATAAATGCCTTGGATTAAGGCAAACCGAAGACCTAATGGAACTTGCGAGCGAATGGATTGACGATATCAAGCTAACTTTCGGAACATCAGCATTTTATGATGCCGACATACTTCGCCGAAAAAATGAGATCATTCGTGCGGCCGGCGTTGATGTCATGCCTGGGGGCACTTTCCTGGAAGTAGCAATCTGGCAACGACGTGTGCCAGAATACTTAAAGCGAGCAAAAGAATTAGGATTTACAATGATCGAAGTCAGCGATGGAACGATAGAGGTATCTCCTGAAATGCGTAGGGATGTCATTAAACGCGCATTGGACTCGGGTTTCAAAGTAATTAGCGAGGTCGGTAAAAAGGACCCAGACGAAAAGATTGCTACCGAATTGATGCATGAAGAAATCGCAAATGATTTAGAGCTAGGTGTATTTAAAGTAATTGTGGAAGCACGCGAAGCCGGCAAAGGCGTAGGAATATTCGATAAAGATGGAAAGGTCAAGGAGGATGAAATAGACGCTATTATAGCCGGAGTTAAGGACCCAAACGACCTAGTGTGGGAAGCGCCGCTCAAGAACCAGCAACAACATCTAATATTAAGGTTTGGCTGCAACGTCAACCTTGGCAATGTGCCACCGGAGGAAATTTTGGCACTCGAAGCTCTTCGCCAGGGTTTGCGCGGCGACACTTTAAAGAGAGCATACTGTGCAAACCCTAAGTACTGA
- a CDS encoding putative sulfate exporter family transporter produces MNKKLFPGLGLATVIAVVAYFINQLPFPPFTMPGKDPQHPQHPIESVLIAIIIGFLVNNLIKLPKAIEPGAKYCLKGVLALGIVFMGSRLNFFDVVKLGGLSAGLVVIVIGVALSLSMWLGKIMRIRQKLGALIAVGCTICGGSAIAATAPAIEAEDSDVAFAVGTITILGVLAMFIYPAICGLIGLSDVGFGIWAGTAIHNTPQVVAAGIMHSNVSGEVATTVKMVRNLFIAPIVILFGYLFRSQRVQQSKVKLNYKELFPLFVLGFVLMALLRTSLSSFGLVGSAKEPEALWPLFQVFEKLSMWLITIAMAGIGLTTNLASMKKLGFKGFLIGLITTAVVAIISILLIFGFDLNNLSVAK; encoded by the coding sequence ATGAACAAAAAATTATTCCCAGGGCTAGGATTGGCTACTGTTATTGCAGTGGTAGCCTATTTCATAAATCAACTGCCATTTCCGCCATTTACTATGCCTGGTAAGGATCCTCAGCATCCACAGCATCCAATTGAGAGCGTGCTCATAGCAATAATCATCGGTTTTTTAGTAAACAACCTCATAAAGCTTCCAAAGGCAATCGAGCCTGGTGCAAAGTACTGCCTTAAGGGAGTGCTGGCGCTTGGAATAGTTTTTATGGGCTCAAGGTTAAATTTCTTTGATGTGGTAAAGCTTGGTGGGCTTTCTGCGGGTTTGGTAGTTATTGTTATTGGCGTAGCACTTTCGCTGTCTATGTGGCTTGGGAAAATTATGAGAATTCGGCAGAAGCTCGGTGCATTAATCGCTGTTGGATGCACAATTTGTGGAGGAAGCGCAATTGCCGCTACAGCTCCAGCCATCGAAGCCGAAGATTCAGATGTCGCATTTGCCGTTGGAACTATTACAATCCTTGGTGTTTTGGCAATGTTTATTTATCCAGCAATCTGCGGGCTGATTGGTTTATCAGATGTTGGTTTTGGTATCTGGGCAGGAACCGCAATTCACAATACACCTCAAGTGGTCGCCGCAGGAATTATGCATAGCAACGTATCGGGCGAAGTTGCTACAACGGTTAAAATGGTACGCAACTTGTTTATCGCCCCAATTGTAATACTTTTCGGCTACTTGTTCCGCAGCCAGCGCGTCCAACAAAGCAAAGTTAAACTTAACTATAAAGAACTCTTTCCCTTGTTCGTACTGGGATTTGTATTGATGGCACTATTGCGAACTAGTCTTTCTAGCTTTGGATTAGTTGGGTCAGCAAAAGAGCCAGAGGCGTTATGGCCGCTTTTTCAGGTTTTTGAAAAGCTAAGCATGTGGCTAATCACAATTGCCATGGCAGGAATTGGTTTAACAACCAACTTGGCAAGCATGAAAAAACTTGGCTTCAAAGGATTTCTAATTGGACTAATTACAACCGCGGTTGTTGCAATAATAAGCATCCTTTTAATTTTTGGATTCGACTTAAATAATCTATCAGTCGCAAAATAA
- the larA gene encoding nickel-dependent lactate racemase: MQVDFKYGQGHITLELPDKQILAICRAHDLDGVEDPVLEIKRALQNPIDSLTLKSLAVGKKSAAVVVDDVSRPVPYPLVLTPVLDTLVMAGIPEERICVIAATGLHRPMTKEEFDKWVGPYKGRVQVENNQPDNPLGLSELGVTSLGTRISVNKKFMEAELKVLTGDVDYHQFCGYGGGAKSVFPGLSNREAIEANHSNLEIPGTGMGRIKGNPVRMEIDEVGRMAGVDFILNVVQNSKKEIVGAFAGDMISAHRAGAALVDRMYKMRVPCRADIVIASQGGYPRDIDLYQSQKALQASRKLVKDGGKIFILAECREGHGNDLFDEWMREATSAEEIISRIKKKFVMGGHKAYQYVRDIKGVEVFLYSALPPQQVKTYRLKPLDAPEEIISHIKPSDTIICLPDAAMTCVECS, from the coding sequence ATGCAAGTTGATTTTAAGTATGGGCAGGGGCATATTACGTTAGAATTGCCAGACAAACAGATCCTAGCTATTTGCCGTGCGCACGACCTTGACGGCGTTGAGGATCCAGTCTTGGAAATTAAGCGTGCCCTGCAAAATCCAATTGATTCGCTAACTCTCAAATCCCTCGCTGTTGGCAAGAAGTCTGCCGCTGTTGTGGTTGACGACGTCTCGCGACCCGTGCCTTACCCGCTTGTCCTTACGCCCGTTTTGGACACTTTGGTCATGGCAGGCATTCCCGAGGAGCGCATTTGCGTTATTGCTGCAACGGGACTCCACCGACCCATGACCAAAGAAGAGTTCGATAAGTGGGTGGGTCCCTACAAAGGGCGAGTACAAGTAGAAAACAACCAGCCCGATAATCCATTAGGATTATCCGAACTTGGCGTAACATCATTAGGCACTCGAATTTCAGTTAACAAAAAGTTTATGGAAGCCGAACTTAAAGTTCTTACCGGCGATGTAGATTACCATCAATTCTGCGGGTATGGCGGTGGCGCAAAGAGCGTCTTCCCTGGTCTAAGTAATCGTGAAGCGATTGAAGCAAACCACTCAAACTTGGAAATTCCTGGAACCGGCATGGGACGTATAAAGGGCAACCCAGTACGCATGGAAATCGATGAAGTCGGGCGCATGGCAGGCGTAGACTTCATTTTGAACGTGGTACAAAACTCCAAAAAGGAAATCGTTGGCGCCTTTGCTGGCGATATGATTTCTGCTCATAGAGCAGGCGCAGCTTTAGTTGACCGTATGTATAAAATGAGAGTTCCATGTCGGGCAGATATTGTAATCGCTTCCCAAGGTGGCTATCCAAGGGATATTGACCTTTACCAGTCTCAAAAAGCACTTCAAGCATCTAGGAAGTTAGTAAAAGATGGAGGAAAGATATTTATTCTCGCAGAATGCCGTGAGGGCCATGGAAACGACCTTTTCGATGAATGGATGCGAGAAGCCACTTCAGCAGAAGAAATCATCTCCCGAATTAAGAAGAAATTCGTTATGGGTGGCCATAAGGCATACCAATATGTTCGCGACATAAAAGGTGTAGAAGTTTTTCTCTATAGCGCTCTGCCGCCTCAGCAGGTTAAAACTTACCGATTAAAACCACTTGACGCACCTGAAGAAATCATTAGCCATATAAAACCATCAGATACCATTATTTGCCTACCTGATGCAGCGATGACCTGTGTGGAATGTAGTTAA
- a CDS encoding class II fructose-bisphosphate aldolase — translation MNFINAKVLVDRARDEGYAVPAFNTNGGTYEITRAAIEAADELRSPLILQTYEPNLEYRGIKYCVLQAKHLAKTSNIPIALHLDHGSSLSSILRAVSAGYTSVMIDYSHLPLEQNIKLTRGVVQAVKPMGISVEAEVGHVTGGVHSSGCQEAPVTDPEEAVRLVEETGIDMLAIADGTKHGVFDLQDQIDFDLVRKLRQVVPVPLVQHGTCGIPIELISELVKAGISKVNFGEPFRANYIKYFNEFSATLDHKDHPWKIMQAIKDRLKEDMKEIIRALGAEGKAD, via the coding sequence ATGAACTTTATTAATGCTAAAGTACTTGTAGATCGAGCAAGAGACGAGGGATACGCGGTTCCTGCTTTCAACACAAATGGTGGAACCTATGAAATTACTCGCGCTGCAATCGAAGCAGCGGATGAGCTTAGGTCGCCGCTAATCTTGCAAACCTACGAGCCAAACCTTGAATATCGAGGCATAAAATATTGCGTGCTCCAAGCTAAGCATCTTGCGAAGACGTCAAACATTCCAATTGCCCTGCATCTCGACCATGGTTCAAGCCTGTCCTCGATACTTCGGGCAGTTAGTGCTGGATATACGTCGGTTATGATTGATTATTCACACTTGCCGCTTGAGCAAAATATTAAGCTAACAAGGGGAGTTGTGCAAGCTGTGAAGCCGATGGGGATTTCAGTAGAAGCAGAAGTTGGTCATGTTACAGGTGGTGTTCATTCGAGTGGCTGTCAAGAAGCACCTGTAACAGACCCAGAAGAGGCTGTACGCCTAGTAGAAGAGACAGGTATTGATATGCTTGCGATTGCAGATGGGACAAAGCATGGCGTTTTTGATCTTCAAGACCAGATTGATTTTGATCTTGTTCGAAAGTTGCGTCAGGTAGTGCCCGTTCCTCTTGTCCAACATGGTACTTGTGGCATCCCCATAGAATTAATAAGCGAATTGGTAAAAGCTGGCATATCGAAAGTGAACTTTGGTGAGCCATTTCGCGCGAATTATATCAAGTACTTTAATGAATTTTCGGCAACTCTTGATCATAAGGATCATCCGTGGAAAATTATGCAGGCCATTAAAGATAGACTCAAGGAAGATATGAAAGAGATTATTCGGGCCCTAGGCGCCGAGGGTAAAGCAGATTAG
- a CDS encoding Gfo/Idh/MocA family oxidoreductase — protein MMEIGTAILGFAHGHVGLYCTQWLDKKEMGIRLVAGWDHDLARASAYCANFGLEQAKSAEDILSRSDVSAVVIAAETSMHADLVEKAANAGKAIVLQKPIALTMEQANRIVGAVSQNKVPFTLAWQMRVDPHNLKAKSLLESGEFGRVFQVRRRHCLTTQYMKDFDKSWHVKPELNRDIFADDAAHPIDFIYWLFGMPISVYAELGTLLNPNIPNDNAIVLFRYPDGKMAEVSCSFVAVAGENTLEILCEHGIIIGNYGDGPSNAVRPEGAPQLKWWLEKDRSWHVSSLPEIRGQGERIAGLACPIAEFLQGKRPPIATAEEGRDVLCLVLACYESAEQGKKIKLDD, from the coding sequence ATTGCACCCAATGGCTAGATAAGAAAGAAATGGGCATTCGGTTGGTAGCTGGATGGGACCATGATTTAGCACGCGCCAGTGCATATTGTGCCAATTTTGGATTAGAGCAAGCTAAGTCGGCGGAGGATATTTTGTCACGAAGTGATGTTAGCGCAGTCGTGATTGCAGCAGAGACCTCTATGCATGCCGACCTCGTGGAAAAAGCAGCAAATGCGGGCAAGGCTATTGTACTTCAGAAGCCGATTGCTCTCACGATGGAGCAAGCTAATCGAATTGTTGGCGCTGTGAGTCAAAATAAGGTGCCATTCACGCTTGCCTGGCAAATGCGTGTGGACCCACATAATTTGAAAGCGAAAAGCCTGCTTGAGAGCGGAGAGTTTGGAAGGGTATTCCAAGTGCGTCGCCGGCATTGCCTAACCACACAGTATATGAAGGATTTCGACAAAAGTTGGCATGTCAAGCCTGAGTTAAACAGGGATATTTTTGCGGATGACGCGGCCCACCCCATTGATTTTATATATTGGTTGTTCGGTATGCCCATAAGTGTATATGCGGAATTAGGTACGCTACTCAATCCTAATATTCCAAATGACAACGCTATTGTTCTTTTCAGGTATCCTGATGGCAAGATGGCAGAAGTTTCGTGTTCTTTTGTGGCAGTTGCTGGTGAAAATACCCTGGAAATTTTGTGCGAACATGGGATAATAATTGGTAATTATGGCGACGGGCCAAGCAATGCAGTGCGTCCGGAAGGTGCTCCTCAACTCAAATGGTGGTTGGAAAAAGATAGAAGCTGGCACGTAAGTAGTCTCCCTGAGATTCGTGGGCAAGGCGAAAGAATCGCAGGATTGGCTTGCCCTATTGCAGAATTCCTTCAGGGAAAGCGCCCACCAATTGCTACTGCCGAAGAAGGACGCGACGTTCTTTGTTTAGTGTTGGCATGCTATGAATCGGCTGAGCAGGGAAAAAAGATAAAATTGGATGATTAA